The following proteins are co-located in the Microbacterium sp. SORGH_AS_0888 genome:
- a CDS encoding ABC transporter substrate-binding protein has translation MTHRRRAAIGLGSVAIATALVLSGCSGSSAPSSTSSDGLTKVTLQLQWVAQAQFAGYYAAAAEGYYKDEGLDVTIVPAGTDTVPINEVAKGNADYAISWVPKVLGSIEKGVNVTDVAQIFERSGTTQISFADKGITTPADLKDKKVGSWGYGNQWELFAGMQKAGIDTDSQISLVQQAFDMKGFLAGDIDAAQAMTYNEYAQVLETINPATGKLYQPSDLNVINWNDYGTAMLQDAIWADADKLKDPTFQDTTVKFIKASIKGWVYARDHAQDAADIVTKAGSTLGTSHQLWMTNEVNKLIWPSTEGIGMVRSSLWDQTVSIAEGTKDNTGATIITKAPPSTAYDNTYVTKALDELKSEGVDVMGTGFTPLTVTLNEGGN, from the coding sequence ATGACTCACCGCCGTCGCGCGGCGATCGGACTGGGATCCGTCGCCATCGCCACAGCACTCGTCCTCAGCGGATGCAGCGGCTCGTCCGCTCCGTCCAGCACCAGCAGTGACGGGCTCACCAAGGTCACACTCCAGCTCCAGTGGGTCGCTCAGGCCCAGTTCGCCGGCTACTACGCGGCCGCCGCGGAGGGCTACTACAAGGACGAGGGCCTCGACGTCACGATCGTCCCCGCCGGCACCGACACCGTGCCCATCAACGAGGTCGCCAAGGGCAACGCCGACTACGCGATCTCGTGGGTGCCCAAGGTCCTCGGCTCGATCGAGAAGGGCGTCAACGTCACCGATGTCGCGCAGATCTTCGAGCGCAGCGGCACGACGCAGATCTCGTTCGCGGACAAGGGCATCACGACGCCCGCGGATCTGAAGGACAAGAAGGTCGGCAGCTGGGGCTACGGCAACCAGTGGGAGCTGTTCGCCGGCATGCAGAAGGCGGGCATCGACACCGACTCGCAGATCTCGCTCGTGCAGCAGGCCTTCGACATGAAGGGCTTCCTCGCCGGCGACATCGACGCGGCCCAGGCCATGACCTACAACGAGTACGCACAGGTGCTCGAGACGATCAACCCCGCCACCGGCAAGCTGTACCAGCCGAGCGACCTGAACGTCATCAACTGGAACGACTACGGCACGGCCATGCTGCAGGACGCCATCTGGGCCGACGCCGACAAGCTGAAGGACCCGACGTTCCAGGACACGACGGTCAAGTTCATCAAGGCCTCGATCAAGGGCTGGGTGTACGCGCGCGACCACGCACAGGACGCGGCCGACATCGTGACGAAGGCGGGCTCCACGCTCGGCACGAGCCACCAGCTGTGGATGACCAACGAGGTCAACAAGCTCATCTGGCCCTCGACGGAGGGCATCGGCATGGTCCGCAGCTCGCTCTGGGACCAGACGGTGAGCATCGCGGAAGGCACGAAGGACAACACCGGGGCCACGATCATCACGAAGGCCCCGCCGTCGACCGCGTACGACAACACCTACGTCACCAAGGCGCTCGATGAGCTCAAGTCGGAGGGCGTGGACGTCATGGGAACCGGCTTCACACCGCTGACGGTCACCCTGAACGAGGGCGGCAACTGA
- a CDS encoding SPFH domain-containing protein, whose amino-acid sequence MEFAAVAGILLLVGVGVVAVVVILLIVLLFARSWIKVARADEALVISGRKQRVRREIVTVGPDGAPVSASETDESPVTVIVNGKSLVNPITQRHEIISLRSRQVSLNAEAQSFDNVTLNVDGVAIVKIGSDPALVRRAAERFASQDAAIEHFTTEQLEGALRGIVATLSVVELMRERKKFSDQIAADVSSELSEQGLILDSFQIKGITDQVGYIKSLGAPEIQAKRQAAEIAQTNADRAINQKNISNNEANLIEQTALDRNTANADAEVGRARAEAEQAEQLARAQAEQAVLQQQAENRQAQLDADVKRVADAQRYEAETRAQADLYTRERAAEAAAIEQVKQAEARTRIAEQEAEADRARAAGEAAAAEARASGEANALRSRAEAEAQARRLTAQAEAEAIRAEGEARAAAIEAEAEAIASNRDALLAQRALDALPALMAEFAKGYGTIGSVSIVGGAGEAGASPSEFVGADNARALRSVFDSVSAATGLDLAALIQGQAVGRAFGAGAAAGADAAGAGASRAGVGAGARAAGAGEGADRAGTAEAATPASAAAEPPLAD is encoded by the coding sequence GTGGAGTTCGCTGCCGTTGCCGGCATCCTGTTGCTGGTGGGCGTCGGAGTCGTCGCCGTCGTCGTCATCCTGCTGATCGTCCTGCTGTTCGCGCGCAGCTGGATCAAGGTCGCCCGCGCCGATGAGGCGCTCGTGATCTCGGGTCGCAAGCAGCGCGTCCGCCGCGAGATCGTGACGGTCGGACCCGATGGCGCCCCCGTCTCGGCCTCCGAGACGGACGAGTCGCCGGTGACGGTCATCGTCAACGGCAAGTCGCTCGTGAACCCCATCACGCAGCGCCACGAGATCATCTCGCTGCGCTCGCGTCAGGTCTCGCTGAACGCCGAGGCGCAGTCGTTCGACAACGTGACGCTGAACGTCGACGGGGTCGCGATCGTCAAGATCGGCTCCGATCCGGCCCTCGTGCGCCGTGCGGCGGAGCGCTTCGCCTCGCAGGACGCGGCCATCGAGCACTTCACGACCGAGCAGCTCGAGGGTGCGCTGCGCGGCATCGTGGCGACGCTCTCGGTCGTCGAGCTCATGCGCGAGCGCAAGAAGTTCTCGGACCAGATCGCGGCGGATGTCTCCAGCGAGCTCAGCGAGCAGGGCCTCATCCTCGACTCGTTCCAGATCAAGGGCATCACCGACCAGGTCGGCTACATCAAGTCGCTCGGTGCGCCCGAGATCCAGGCCAAGCGGCAGGCCGCCGAGATCGCCCAGACCAACGCCGACCGCGCGATCAACCAGAAGAACATCTCCAACAACGAGGCGAACCTGATCGAGCAGACCGCTCTCGATCGCAACACGGCCAACGCCGACGCCGAGGTCGGCCGTGCGCGCGCCGAGGCCGAGCAGGCCGAGCAGCTGGCTCGTGCGCAGGCCGAGCAGGCGGTCCTGCAGCAGCAGGCGGAGAACCGGCAGGCGCAGCTGGACGCCGACGTCAAGCGCGTCGCCGACGCCCAGCGGTACGAGGCCGAGACGCGCGCGCAGGCCGATCTCTACACCCGCGAGCGCGCGGCCGAGGCGGCCGCGATCGAGCAGGTCAAGCAGGCGGAGGCGCGCACCCGCATCGCCGAGCAGGAGGCCGAGGCCGACCGCGCTCGCGCCGCGGGTGAGGCGGCCGCCGCCGAGGCCCGTGCGAGCGGTGAGGCCAACGCGCTGCGGTCGCGCGCCGAGGCGGAGGCGCAGGCCCGCCGGCTCACGGCGCAGGCCGAGGCCGAGGCCATCCGCGCAGAGGGCGAGGCGCGCGCCGCCGCGATCGAGGCGGAGGCCGAGGCGATCGCGTCCAATCGCGACGCACTGCTGGCCCAGCGGGCGTTGGACGCGCTGCCGGCGCTCATGGCCGAGTTCGCCAAGGGGTACGGCACGATCGGCAGTGTGTCGATCGTGGGCGGTGCGGGCGAGGCGGGCGCCTCGCCGAGCGAGTTCGTCGGTGCGGACAACGCCCGCGCGCTGCGCTCGGTCTTCGACTCGGTGAGCGCGGCGACGGGCCTCGACCTCGCCGCCCTCATCCAGGGGCAGGCCGTCGGCCGCGCGTTCGGGGCGGGCGCCGCCGCCGGCGCCGATGCGGCGGGTGCCGGCGCCTCTCGCGCGGGGGTCGGGGCCGGTGCCCGTGCGGCGGGTGCCGGCGAGGGCGCCGATCGCGCGGGCACTGCCGAAGCCGCAACCCCCGCGTCTGCGGCCGCCGAGCCCCCGCTCGCGGACTAG
- a CDS encoding DUF6421 family protein has product MTTLLPLETPAATDPAWLTLKAEVTAFQQLQASDGSVPEATDRARAHLDTIIGAVAELSPRFPHDRAYLDAVVADLERWRDGGLGIPDFHDALAAFRPERSRIDGLMHLVVFPMYTQNGSRDRHLEAVLTEVIWPEEIERLEADYANPQFVSLRLIDFTPGYDSDSAVLFPETVSVREAPAFTWGAIFQDREAARYRRVVRAAAEATGLELPERTRRMLDDASLAEGAFVMWDLIHDRSHMRGDLPFDPFMIKQRMPYFLYALEELRCDLTAYRECVAIERRLRARPDAGDAADAALLEGAGLVQDAVLFDRIFRFALTGPRVRNYDGLGGQLLFSWLHRGGVLHWTDSRLRLDWDAVPAAVMALGEAIDRLYWESIDRPKTAHWLAAYELVRSVVTPHPASRWAQGLPDEVLAGPPSGYTDAVLDDEFPLSMFHEALDRTLRPVIASTRGIRAAPTAQALPGLAPTALTPSSRNGATDS; this is encoded by the coding sequence ATGACGACCCTGCTGCCCCTCGAGACGCCCGCGGCGACCGATCCCGCCTGGCTCACCCTCAAGGCGGAGGTCACCGCCTTCCAACAGCTGCAGGCCTCCGACGGATCCGTGCCGGAGGCCACGGACCGCGCGCGTGCGCACCTGGACACGATCATCGGCGCGGTGGCCGAGCTCTCGCCACGCTTCCCTCACGACCGCGCCTACCTCGATGCGGTCGTCGCGGACCTCGAGCGCTGGCGCGACGGCGGCCTCGGCATCCCGGACTTCCACGACGCGCTCGCGGCGTTCCGGCCCGAACGGAGCCGCATCGACGGTCTCATGCACCTGGTCGTCTTCCCCATGTACACGCAGAACGGGTCGCGGGATCGGCACCTGGAAGCCGTGCTCACCGAGGTCATCTGGCCGGAGGAGATCGAGCGGCTGGAGGCCGACTACGCGAACCCGCAGTTCGTCTCGCTGCGGCTGATCGACTTCACGCCGGGCTACGACAGCGACTCGGCCGTGCTCTTCCCCGAGACCGTCTCGGTGCGGGAGGCTCCCGCCTTCACCTGGGGTGCGATCTTCCAGGATCGCGAGGCGGCGCGCTATCGCCGCGTCGTGCGCGCCGCCGCCGAGGCCACCGGGCTGGAGCTGCCCGAGCGCACTCGCCGCATGCTGGACGACGCCTCGCTCGCGGAAGGCGCGTTCGTCATGTGGGACCTCATCCACGACCGCAGCCACATGCGCGGCGACCTGCCGTTCGACCCCTTCATGATCAAGCAGCGCATGCCCTACTTCCTCTACGCGCTGGAGGAGCTGCGCTGCGACCTCACGGCCTATCGCGAGTGCGTCGCGATCGAGCGGCGTCTGCGTGCCCGCCCCGACGCAGGGGATGCGGCCGACGCCGCCCTGCTCGAGGGTGCCGGTCTCGTGCAGGACGCCGTCCTCTTCGACCGGATCTTCCGGTTCGCGCTGACGGGTCCGCGCGTGCGCAACTACGACGGGCTGGGCGGGCAGCTGCTGTTCTCCTGGCTGCACCGCGGCGGGGTGCTGCACTGGACCGACTCACGGCTCCGGCTGGACTGGGATGCGGTCCCCGCCGCCGTGATGGCGCTCGGCGAGGCGATCGACCGGCTGTACTGGGAGTCGATCGACCGGCCCAAGACCGCGCACTGGCTCGCCGCCTACGAGCTGGTGCGGAGCGTCGTGACGCCGCATCCCGCCTCACGATGGGCGCAGGGCCTCCCCGACGAGGTCTTGGCGGGTCCGCCCTCGGGGTACACCGATGCCGTGCTCGACGACGAGTTCCCGCTCTCGATGTTCCACGAGGCGCTCGATCGGACGCTGCGCCCGGTGATCGCCTCGACCCGTGGCATCCGCGCCGCCCCCACGGCGCAGGCTCTCCCGGGGCTCGCTCCCACCGCTCTGACGCCGTCGTCCCGCAATGGCGCCACGGATTCCTAG
- a CDS encoding NUDIX hydrolase family protein, whose translation MPVRTPDPDPNESGDESRRDALSAFESSMGRSLPADAANPGWLSDVELAEARRRIPMLYVEAIPVRTDGMGAVTQVGILLRATPMGEITRTIVSGRVRYGETVRDALFRHLENDLGPMAFPLLPPQPAPFTVAEYFPIPGVSAFHDDRQHAVSLAFIVPVTGTCEPRQDALEVTWMDPAEAASDSLAAEMEGGRGTLVRLGLASVGALR comes from the coding sequence ATGCCGGTGCGTACTCCCGATCCCGATCCGAACGAGTCCGGCGACGAGTCGCGTCGTGACGCGCTCAGCGCCTTCGAGAGCTCGATGGGGCGCTCGCTGCCGGCGGATGCCGCCAACCCGGGCTGGCTCAGCGATGTCGAGCTCGCGGAGGCGCGCCGCCGCATCCCCATGCTCTACGTCGAGGCGATCCCGGTGCGCACCGACGGGATGGGCGCCGTGACCCAGGTCGGCATCCTCCTGCGCGCCACCCCGATGGGCGAGATCACCCGCACGATCGTCTCCGGCCGCGTCCGTTACGGCGAGACCGTGCGCGACGCCCTGTTCCGCCACCTCGAGAACGACCTCGGGCCCATGGCCTTCCCGCTGCTGCCGCCGCAGCCGGCGCCGTTCACGGTCGCGGAGTACTTCCCGATCCCCGGCGTCAGCGCCTTCCACGACGATCGGCAGCACGCCGTGTCGCTCGCCTTCATCGTCCCCGTCACCGGCACGTGCGAGCCGCGTCAGGATGCGCTGGAGGTCACCTGGATGGACCCGGCCGAGGCCGCCTCCGACAGTCTCGCCGCCGAGATGGAGGGGGGCAGGGGCACGCTCGTGCGTCTGGGCCTCGCCAGCGTCGGCGCGCTGCGCTGA
- a CDS encoding TauD/TfdA family dioxygenase: MIERTIAPEVAEVFIGLARGRRGLYRDDDQLEQLIADAKAALETADPETVEIIRRFARAEVPDGGVLFHGLLVDQEQMGESPRNAADFEEKDRDPVTEAALLAFAAAAGEVFAFARQHRGQIVQNVTPVPGHEYDAVGTGSRSLLDWHSEDAFDDAHPQFVGLFCVRGDERVQTALAPVDRIALSDEDEAVLRQPRFMHGIDKASGGTGRPEDGVQGAALYGDDGKRFVRIDTDCAAAVAGDEEAAAALQRFHDGADAEGVYVTLGAGDILLFDNRRVMHARTPFEPRYDGTDRWLQRVIITDDLGRSEGRRSVRPRVVENELLNA, from the coding sequence ATGATCGAGCGCACGATCGCGCCAGAGGTCGCCGAGGTGTTCATCGGGCTCGCCCGGGGTCGACGAGGCCTGTACCGCGACGACGACCAGCTCGAGCAGCTGATCGCCGACGCGAAGGCGGCGCTCGAGACGGCCGATCCCGAGACGGTGGAGATCATCCGCCGGTTCGCCCGCGCCGAGGTGCCCGACGGGGGCGTGCTCTTCCACGGCCTCCTCGTCGACCAGGAGCAGATGGGCGAGAGCCCGCGCAACGCGGCCGACTTCGAGGAGAAGGACCGCGACCCGGTCACGGAGGCGGCGCTGCTCGCCTTCGCCGCCGCGGCCGGCGAGGTCTTCGCGTTCGCGCGCCAGCACCGCGGCCAGATCGTGCAGAACGTGACCCCCGTGCCGGGCCACGAGTACGACGCGGTCGGAACCGGCAGCCGGAGCCTGCTCGACTGGCACTCCGAGGACGCGTTCGACGACGCGCACCCGCAGTTCGTCGGACTCTTCTGCGTGCGCGGCGACGAGCGCGTGCAGACCGCGCTCGCCCCGGTCGACCGCATCGCGCTGAGCGACGAGGACGAGGCCGTGCTGCGCCAGCCGCGATTCATGCACGGAATCGACAAGGCCTCCGGCGGAACCGGCCGCCCCGAGGACGGCGTCCAGGGCGCCGCCCTGTACGGCGACGACGGCAAGCGCTTCGTCCGCATCGACACGGACTGCGCCGCGGCCGTGGCGGGCGACGAGGAGGCCGCGGCCGCGCTCCAGCGCTTCCACGACGGCGCCGACGCGGAGGGCGTGTACGTCACGCTCGGAGCCGGCGACATCCTCCTGTTCGACAACCGCAGGGTGATGCACGCACGCACTCCCTTCGAGCCCCGGTACGATGGCACGGATCGGTGGCTGCAGCGCGTCATCATCACCGACGACCTCGGTCGTTCCGAGGGGCGCCGCAGCGTCCGCCCCCGCGTCGTCGAGAACGAGCTCCTGAACGCCTGA
- a CDS encoding sugar-transfer associated ATP-grasp domain-containing protein has translation MHSRFRGIARQVGYMKWRLQNIDVRSVLERATEVSEHFGRWRPAIVADMFWQASFHQVGFQDYVDYDFAILNRAERRTMMTHPYSNQYSAQLDHPDYRHIFHDKWEFDRVFAPHIRREWMLLEPGNAAELRAFAERHPVLITKLQLGQSGSAIRRYFAGDVEDWDAFHAELMERGERLIEENIEQHPDLAAVCPGTVNSTRVVAYFDGEKTHILAVAQKFGRGQVADQMDFGGFYTMLDPETGKALGGGYDSHAHVHEVHPDSGFRIADFQLPMFDEVVAFIDTVARHVPQVPYVGWDIAMTPDGPDLIEGNWATGVYENKPSVLGIRTGHRPRYQKAIGF, from the coding sequence ATGCATTCACGTTTCCGTGGGATCGCCCGCCAGGTCGGCTACATGAAGTGGCGGCTGCAGAACATCGACGTGCGCTCGGTCCTCGAGCGCGCCACCGAGGTGTCGGAGCACTTCGGCAGGTGGAGGCCGGCGATCGTCGCCGACATGTTCTGGCAGGCCTCGTTCCATCAGGTGGGCTTCCAGGACTACGTCGACTACGACTTCGCGATCCTGAACCGTGCGGAGCGGCGCACGATGATGACGCATCCCTACTCGAACCAGTACTCGGCGCAGCTGGACCACCCCGACTACCGCCACATCTTCCACGACAAGTGGGAGTTCGACCGCGTGTTCGCACCCCACATCCGGCGGGAGTGGATGCTGCTGGAGCCCGGCAACGCCGCAGAGCTGCGCGCATTCGCGGAACGCCACCCGGTGCTGATCACGAAGCTGCAGCTCGGGCAGTCGGGAAGCGCGATCCGCCGCTACTTCGCCGGCGACGTCGAGGACTGGGACGCCTTCCACGCCGAGCTCATGGAGCGCGGCGAGCGACTCATCGAGGAGAACATCGAACAGCACCCGGACCTCGCGGCCGTCTGCCCGGGCACCGTCAACTCGACGCGCGTGGTCGCGTACTTCGACGGCGAGAAGACGCACATCCTCGCCGTCGCGCAGAAGTTCGGACGCGGCCAGGTGGCCGACCAGATGGACTTCGGCGGCTTCTACACGATGCTCGACCCCGAGACCGGCAAGGCGCTCGGCGGCGGGTACGACTCGCACGCGCACGTGCACGAGGTGCACCCGGACAGCGGGTTCCGCATCGCCGACTTCCAGCTGCCGATGTTCGACGAGGTCGTCGCCTTCATCGACACCGTGGCCCGTCACGTGCCGCAGGTGCCCTACGTCGGGTGGGACATCGCGATGACCCCGGACGGCCCGGACCTCATCGAGGGCAACTGGGCCACCGGCGTCTACGAGAACAAGCCGAGCGTGCTCGGGATCCGCACCGGCCACCGTCCGCGGTACCAGAAGGCGATCGGCTTTTGA
- a CDS encoding alpha/beta hydrolase, with protein sequence MDATPPLDDEAVLRSADPGDPRPLVVLLHGYGSDERDLFALVEHLPDAFAYAAVRAPLAPPWPTPGHSWYPIEGLDGRDGGRVTDAAARLIEWVDARVASDAVGLLGFSQGAAVAIQALRLEPARFAFAVNLSGYAAPGPLPGDEALAESRPPVFWGRGSRDEVIPAALVAHTVQWLPDHADLSGRVYTGLTHSVSAQELADVSAFLTKQADRLAGEATG encoded by the coding sequence ATGGATGCGACGCCACCCCTCGACGACGAGGCCGTGCTCCGGTCCGCGGACCCCGGCGATCCCCGACCCCTCGTCGTGCTGCTGCACGGCTACGGCAGCGACGAGCGCGACCTGTTCGCGCTCGTCGAGCATCTGCCCGACGCCTTCGCGTACGCGGCCGTGCGGGCCCCGCTCGCGCCGCCCTGGCCCACGCCGGGCCACTCCTGGTACCCCATCGAGGGCCTCGACGGCCGCGACGGCGGGCGGGTGACGGATGCCGCGGCACGGCTGATCGAGTGGGTCGACGCGCGTGTCGCGTCGGATGCCGTGGGACTCCTCGGGTTCTCGCAGGGAGCCGCGGTGGCCATCCAGGCGCTGCGCCTGGAGCCTGCACGGTTCGCCTTCGCGGTCAACCTGAGCGGCTATGCGGCGCCGGGCCCGCTGCCGGGCGACGAGGCGCTCGCCGAGTCGCGACCGCCGGTGTTCTGGGGCCGCGGCAGCCGCGACGAGGTCATCCCCGCAGCCCTCGTCGCGCACACCGTGCAGTGGCTGCCCGACCACGCCGACCTGAGCGGCCGCGTCTACACCGGGCTCACCCACAGCGTCTCGGCGCAGGAGCTGGCCGACGTCTCCGCCTTCCTCACGAAGCAGGCGGATCGGCTGGCCGGCGAGGCGACCGGATAG
- a CDS encoding low specificity L-threonine aldolase translates to MTSLHDTASRGFASDNYSGVHPEVLAALADAAGGHQPAYGGDVYTQRLQEVFAEHFGRPVTAWPVFNGTGANVVGLLSMLPRWGAVICAATAHIHTDEGGAPEKAGGIKLLPVSTPDGKLTPELIATEAWGHGDEHRAQPAVVALTQSSELGTVYTPEELRAIADHAHAQGMRVYMDGARLANAAASLDLPLRAFTSDAGIDVVGVGGTKNGALGAEAIVVLDPEAADGLVYLRKHQMQLASKMRFVSAQLLALFEGDLWLRSARHANAMAGRLRAGIERGLDDGTIRRVAFTQQTQANAVFATLPAGVADRLRERFRFYDWDAATGEVRWVCGFDTTQDDIDAFVAVIAEHTSGL, encoded by the coding sequence GTGACCTCTCTCCACGACACCGCTTCCCGGGGCTTCGCGTCCGACAACTACTCCGGCGTGCATCCCGAAGTGCTGGCCGCGCTCGCCGACGCGGCCGGCGGTCACCAGCCGGCCTACGGCGGCGACGTCTACACCCAGCGGCTGCAGGAGGTGTTCGCCGAGCACTTCGGCCGGCCGGTCACGGCCTGGCCCGTCTTCAACGGCACGGGCGCGAACGTCGTGGGGCTGCTCTCGATGCTGCCGCGGTGGGGTGCCGTGATCTGCGCCGCGACCGCACACATCCACACCGACGAGGGCGGCGCACCCGAGAAGGCCGGCGGGATCAAGCTGCTGCCGGTCTCCACCCCGGACGGCAAGCTGACCCCCGAGCTCATCGCGACGGAGGCATGGGGCCACGGCGACGAGCACCGCGCGCAGCCCGCCGTCGTCGCGCTGACCCAGTCCAGCGAGCTCGGCACGGTGTACACGCCGGAGGAGCTGCGGGCGATCGCCGACCACGCGCACGCGCAGGGGATGCGCGTCTACATGGACGGCGCGCGGCTGGCCAACGCCGCGGCATCCCTCGACCTCCCCCTGCGCGCCTTCACGAGCGATGCGGGCATCGACGTCGTGGGCGTGGGCGGCACGAAGAACGGCGCCCTGGGCGCGGAGGCGATCGTCGTGCTGGACCCCGAGGCCGCCGACGGGCTCGTGTACCTGCGCAAGCATCAGATGCAGCTCGCCTCGAAGATGCGCTTCGTCTCGGCGCAGCTGCTCGCGCTGTTCGAGGGCGACCTCTGGCTGCGCTCGGCCCGGCACGCCAACGCGATGGCGGGCAGGCTGCGCGCGGGGATCGAGCGGGGCCTGGACGACGGCACGATCCGCCGCGTCGCGTTCACCCAGCAGACGCAGGCCAACGCCGTCTTCGCCACGCTGCCGGCCGGCGTCGCGGACCGTCTGCGCGAGCGGTTCCGCTTCTACGACTGGGATGCCGCGACCGGCGAGGTGCGCTGGGTCTGCGGCTTCGACACGACCCAGGACGACATCGACGCGTTCGTCGCGGTGATCGCGGAGCACACGAGCGGGCTCTGA
- a CDS encoding helix-turn-helix domain-containing protein: MESGLSAPVETALALPVVLLVAWVIAIVLRRLFGAARSLSVSVMTVIGVLGVSIGLLLSAWLFGGSRLWVPTTLLLSAGASLGLSVLVAAVVAALRRGWGSPDVAALLAGGETDRVEFKETSRWNVREERKDPRMEIAVAKSIAAFLNSRGGTLVIGVDDAGEPVGLERDFATLRTADEDRFELWLRDMLSQTLGRNAAALPRIRFVPVGERDALVCVVQCRPAMGPVYLTQPKNGGTATDLWVRVGNSSRALGVDEAVQYVARHWRPSAASVVLGRPLG, translated from the coding sequence GTGGAGTCGGGCCTGTCGGCGCCGGTCGAGACGGCGCTCGCACTGCCCGTCGTGCTGCTGGTGGCCTGGGTCATCGCGATCGTGCTGCGGCGCCTGTTCGGCGCGGCGCGATCGCTGAGCGTGTCGGTCATGACCGTGATCGGCGTGCTCGGGGTCAGCATCGGGCTCCTGCTGTCGGCATGGCTGTTCGGCGGGTCGCGGCTGTGGGTGCCCACGACGCTCCTGCTGTCGGCGGGGGCGAGCCTCGGGCTCTCTGTCCTGGTCGCCGCCGTCGTCGCGGCGCTGCGTCGCGGCTGGGGGAGCCCGGATGTGGCGGCCCTGCTCGCGGGCGGCGAGACCGACCGCGTCGAGTTCAAGGAGACCTCGCGCTGGAACGTGCGCGAGGAGCGCAAGGACCCGCGCATGGAGATCGCCGTCGCCAAGTCGATCGCGGCCTTCCTGAACTCGCGCGGCGGCACGCTCGTGATCGGCGTGGACGACGCGGGGGAGCCGGTCGGTCTCGAGCGTGACTTCGCGACGCTGCGCACGGCGGACGAGGACCGCTTCGAGCTGTGGCTGCGCGACATGCTGTCGCAGACCCTCGGCCGCAACGCGGCGGCCCTGCCGCGCATCCGGTTCGTGCCGGTCGGCGAGCGGGACGCGCTCGTGTGCGTCGTCCAGTGTCGCCCGGCGATGGGGCCCGTCTACCTCACGCAGCCCAAGAACGGGGGCACGGCGACCGACCTGTGGGTGCGCGTGGGCAACTCCAGCCGTGCGCTCGGCGTCGACGAGGCCGTCCAGTACGTGGCCCGCCACTGGCGCCCCTCCGCGGCGAGCGTCGTGCTCGGCCGCCCCCTCGGCTGA
- a CDS encoding NADPH-dependent FMN reductase encodes MTLRVGYIVGSISSTSINRALARALERLAPAAGIELVEIPIAGLPFYTSDFDADYPAEAVAFKQAIADVDGVVIVTPEYNRSVPGVLKNALDVASRPWGQNSFAGKPTAVIGTSVGQIGTAVAQQHLRSILSFLASPELSQPEAYIWSKPGLITAEGEVTDEATAQFLTDWLTAAAAHIQRYSA; translated from the coding sequence ATGACTCTGCGCGTCGGTTACATCGTCGGCAGCATCTCGTCGACCTCGATCAACCGCGCCCTGGCGCGTGCGCTCGAGCGTCTGGCCCCCGCCGCCGGCATCGAGCTGGTCGAGATCCCGATCGCCGGGCTCCCCTTCTACACCTCCGACTTCGATGCCGACTACCCCGCAGAGGCGGTCGCGTTCAAGCAGGCCATCGCCGACGTCGACGGCGTCGTCATCGTCACACCCGAGTACAACCGCTCGGTCCCCGGCGTGCTGAAGAACGCCCTGGATGTCGCGAGCCGCCCGTGGGGCCAGAACTCGTTCGCCGGCAAGCCCACCGCCGTCATCGGCACCTCGGTGGGCCAGATCGGCACGGCCGTCGCGCAGCAGCACCTGCGCTCGATCCTGTCGTTCCTCGCGTCGCCGGAGCTCTCGCAGCCGGAGGCCTACATCTGGTCGAAGCCGGGCCTGATCACCGCCGAGGGCGAGGTCACCGACGAGGCGACCGCGCAGTTCCTCACCGACTGGCTGACGGCCGCCGCCGCGCACATCCAGCGCTACAGCGCCTGA
- a CDS encoding Lrp/AsnC family transcriptional regulator: MTASAPVLDDIDRALLGTVSRDARATLQELGAAVGLSVSAVQARLRKLEARGVIAGYRAVIDPDAVGRPLAALVEITPLDSAQPDDAPERLAHLDAIEACHSVAGSASYVLFVRVASPKALEGLLRDIRQAAAVSTRTTVVLQTFYEHRPPLPAAG, from the coding sequence GTGACCGCATCCGCACCTGTCCTCGACGACATCGATCGCGCGCTCCTCGGCACGGTCTCCCGTGACGCGCGCGCGACGCTGCAGGAGCTCGGCGCGGCCGTCGGCCTCTCGGTCTCGGCGGTCCAGGCGCGGCTGCGCAAGCTCGAGGCGCGGGGCGTGATCGCGGGCTATCGGGCCGTCATCGACCCGGATGCGGTCGGCCGCCCGCTCGCCGCCCTCGTCGAGATCACCCCGCTCGACTCCGCGCAGCCCGACGACGCGCCCGAGCGGCTCGCGCACCTCGATGCGATCGAGGCGTGTCACTCGGTCGCGGGCTCGGCGAGCTACGTGCTCTTCGTGCGGGTCGCGAGCCCGAAGGCGCTGGAGGGGCTGCTCCGCGACATCCGGCAGGCGGCCGCCGTCTCGACGCGGACGACCGTGGTGCTGCAGACGTTCTACGAGCACCGCCCGCCGCTGCCCGCGGCCGGCTGA